In the Carboxydothermus pertinax genome, AGCTTCAGCATCAGCTTTGCTAACTTTTTCTTTAACCGGCTTAGGAGCGCCATCGACCAGGTCCTTGGATTCTTTGAGGCCAAGGCCAGTGATTTCCCGTACAACTTTAATAACGTTAACTTTTTGGGCACCAGCATTGACAAGGATAACGTCAAATTCGGTCTTTTCTTCTTGAGCTGTAGCCGCAGGAGCAGCAGCCGCAGGTGCAGCAGCAACAGCTACAGGAGCAGCCGCGCTTACGCCAAATTCTTCTTCAAAAGCTTTTACGAGCTCGGCAAGCTCAATAACAGTTAAACTTTTTACTGCTTCTAAGATTTCTTGTACTTTGGACATTTATGCCACCTCCAAAAATATTTTTTCTAAGTTTATAGTAAAGCCTAAAGGCTTGTACCCAAAATAATTACTGTTCCCCTGCTTTTTGCTTGCGGATAGCTTCCAGGGCATATACAAACTTTCTAAGCACACCGGCAAGCGCTCCCGCAAAACCATAAAGGGGAGCTTGCATTCCACCCAGGACTTTGGCCAAAAGCACATCCCTGGAAGGAAGATCCGCTAGAGCTTTAAGTTGGTCTTTTTCCAGAACGGCTTTATCCAGAATCCCTGCTTTTATTTCCAGTTTGGAATGAGCTTTGGCAAAATCAAATAACACTTTTGCTGCCGCAGCTGGGTCTTCTTTGGCTACCGTTAAAGCAGTAGGACCTTCTAGAAAAGCATCAAGCCCAGAAATTCCTAAATTGGTAATAGCTCTTTTGGTTAAGGTGTTTTTTACAACCTTAATTTCAGCACCTTTTTCTCTAAGTTTTCGCCGAAGCTCGGTCATTTCGGCAACGGTAAGTCCGCGATAATCCACCAGGATTGCCACCTGGGAGCTATTAATCATTTCCTCAATTTCCGCAACAACTTTTGCTTTTTGTTCAATAATTGGTTTCAAAACACGCTCCACCTCCTTGGACGCAATTAAGGCCGCCGTAGACACACGGCGGCCTTTGTTTGTTCTTCCTTAAGGCTTGCCTCGGTTGGCGGTTTCCCATTAAGCTCTACGGCACCAACGGTCTACAGCAAATAATTATTTATTTGCCACGAAACGTATTTTAACATATCTTGTAAGTATTTGCAACACTATTTAATAAGCTTTAAATGATTTATCTTAATGCCAGGTCCCATAGTAGAGGAAACGGCTACACCTTTTAAGTATTGGCCTTTAGCAGCCGCGGGCTTGGCCTTAATTAAGGCGTCAATTAAGGTTTGGAAGTTTTCCGTAAGTTTTTCTACCGGGAACGACACTTTGCCTATTGGTACATGTACAATACCGGCTTTATCTACCCGGTATTCAATTTTACCAGCTTTGATATCAGCAATCGCTTTAGCTACTTCAAAGGTCACAGTACCGGTTTTGGGGCTTGGCATTAAGCCCTTGGGACCTAATATTTTACCAAGGCGACCAACAGCCCCCATCATATCAGGAGTTGCTACTACTACGTCAAAATCAATCCAGCCCTGGGCAATTTTTTCAATAAATTCTTCAGCACCTACATAATCAGCTCCAGCCGCTTCCGCTTCTTTGACCTTTTCACCTTTGGCAAAAACCAAGACTTTCCGGGTTTTACCGGTACCATGGGGTAATACCACCGCACCCCTTACCTGCTGGTCGGCATGCCGAGGGTCTACCCCAAGTTTTACTGCTACTTCCACTGATTCATCAAACTTGGCAAAGGAAAGCTCTTTTACCAAAGCTAAAGCTTCGGCTGGGTCATACAGCCTGGTTTTATCTACTTTTTTCGCCGCTTCTAAGTATTTTTTCCCGTGTTTTGGCATCTCAATTCCCTCCTTGTGGTATTTGCGGAAAGATTCTCCTCCCACTTTTGTTAAAACTAATCTACGACTTCAATACCCATACTCCGGGCAGTACCTTCAATCATCCGCATTGCGGCTTCTACATCATTGGCATTTAAATCTTTAAGTTTTAGCTCGGCAATTTCACGGACTTTTGCCCGGGTAATTTTACCAACCTTTTTCTTATTGGGTTGACCAGAACCCGATTCAATTCCTACCGCCCTTTTGAGAAGGTCAGAAGCTGGCGGAGTTTTTGTAACGAAAGTAAAAGAACGGTCTTCGTAAACAGTAATCTCCACCGGAATAATCATACCGGCTTGCTGAGCAGTACGCTCATTATATTCTTTAACAAAAGCCATTATGTTAACCCCGTGTTGACCAAGCGCCGGACCAACCGGGGGAGCAGGTGTAGCCTTACCTGCCGGAATTTGTAATTTAACTACAGCAACTACTTTTTTAGCCATTTTTTCACCTCCATTCAAAAACTAGATCTTGGTTACCTGGGAAAAATCTAATTCAATCGGAGTTTCCCTCCCAAACATGGAAACCATAACTTTAATTTTGCCTTTATCCGGGTAAATCTCTTCGATATTACCCACAAACCCTTCAAAAGGCCCGGCATTTACCCGAACCGTTTGCCCGATTTCCAGGTCAATTTTAGTTCGAGGTTCATCAATGCCCATTTGTTTCATAATCTGCCGCACTTCCTGGGGGGTGAGCGGAATAGGTTTAGATCCTCCAACAAAACCCGTTACCCCTGGAGTATGGCGAACAACGCTATACGACTCATCGGTTAAAATCATCTCCACCAGTACATACCCGGGGAAGATTTTGCGTTTGGACACTTTTTTCTTACCGTCCTTGATTTCCAATTCATCTTCCATGGGCACCAAAATCCGAAAGATATGGTTACCCATATTTAAAGACTCGATCCTTTTTTCTAGGTTAGCTTTTACTTTATTTTCGTGTCCCGAGTAAGTATGGACAACATACCAGTTTTTTTCCATGAATGATTCCTGCCTTTACCTATTTGAGGATCAAGTTCAGGAAAAAGCTTAAAATCGAGTCAAAAATCCACATTAACAAACCTACAATAATGACGGTTAAAAAAACCACCCCTGTATAAACGGTAGTTTCACTCCGGGTGGGCCAGTGAACTTTTTTCACCTCGGTCCAAACGCTCCGAAAATACTGCTGGGTTTTCACCCAAGCCCCTTCTCCGGACTTGGAAGCCTTCCGGGGCTCTTTCCCAGCAGCGGTTTTGGTAACT is a window encoding:
- the rplL gene encoding 50S ribosomal protein L7/L12; translation: MSKVQEILEAVKSLTVIELAELVKAFEEEFGVSAAAPVAVAAAPAAAAPAATAQEEKTEFDVILVNAGAQKVNVIKVVREITGLGLKESKDLVDGAPKPVKEKVSKADAEAIKAKLEEAGATVEIK
- the rplJ gene encoding 50S ribosomal protein L10, with amino-acid sequence MKPIIEQKAKVVAEIEEMINSSQVAILVDYRGLTVAEMTELRRKLREKGAEIKVVKNTLTKRAITNLGISGLDAFLEGPTALTVAKEDPAAAAKVLFDFAKAHSKLEIKAGILDKAVLEKDQLKALADLPSRDVLLAKVLGGMQAPLYGFAGALAGVLRKFVYALEAIRKQKAGEQ
- the rplA gene encoding 50S ribosomal protein L1, with amino-acid sequence MPKHGKKYLEAAKKVDKTRLYDPAEALALVKELSFAKFDESVEVAVKLGVDPRHADQQVRGAVVLPHGTGKTRKVLVFAKGEKVKEAEAAGADYVGAEEFIEKIAQGWIDFDVVVATPDMMGAVGRLGKILGPKGLMPSPKTGTVTFEVAKAIADIKAGKIEYRVDKAGIVHVPIGKVSFPVEKLTENFQTLIDALIKAKPAAAKGQYLKGVAVSSTMGPGIKINHLKLIK
- the rplK gene encoding 50S ribosomal protein L11, whose product is MAKKVVAVVKLQIPAGKATPAPPVGPALGQHGVNIMAFVKEYNERTAQQAGMIIPVEITVYEDRSFTFVTKTPPASDLLKRAVGIESGSGQPNKKKVGKITRAKVREIAELKLKDLNANDVEAAMRMIEGTARSMGIEVVD
- the nusG gene encoding transcription termination/antitermination protein NusG, with protein sequence MEKNWYVVHTYSGHENKVKANLEKRIESLNMGNHIFRILVPMEDELEIKDGKKKVSKRKIFPGYVLVEMILTDESYSVVRHTPGVTGFVGGSKPIPLTPQEVRQIMKQMGIDEPRTKIDLEIGQTVRVNAGPFEGFVGNIEEIYPDKGKIKVMVSMFGRETPIELDFSQVTKI
- the secE gene encoding preprotein translocase subunit SecE, giving the protein MGAAGKEVTKTAAGKEPRKASKSGEGAWVKTQQYFRSVWTEVKKVHWPTRSETTVYTGVVFLTVIIVGLLMWIFDSILSFFLNLILK